GCCTACAAATTGAAGTGAAATGGAATGAACCACCAAAAGTAGTCGTAATACCTATCGATGGTCGAGGACGTCGACTTGCGGCAACCAGTAGGAGCTACAAGAAAGTAGATCTACAGGATCGCAGCAGAAAGTAAGAAGACCAAGGGAAGAGATTAAGCATAAAGAAGATACGATATGTGTCCAGTCCGCAACCCAAAATAAATGTTGGGTAACTCGGAGTACCTAGTTGGATATGCCCACGAATAAAATATAATGTCCAGGCCAGCACGTTTCAAAAGCAGAACACAAAATATTACAGTATAAATCttcacctaataataaagcacgaacAATTTCTGCCCGCACACCCGTCGTGACATTTTTGCAAAAACAACCTGCTATTTTCTGTATTCAACCCGCAATCCCCACTTAAGTCACAGCCCGAACACTTATTTTACATGTTTTCAAAAACACCCCCGAGCTAATagataattcatccgcggatcatatttaagtcaaacaaatgcttttttaaattatccatatcttttaaaccgtaactcctattttaacatgttatatatgaaatttgattagaaaaatatttaGAAtaggaatatgatgttatttttatcCGTTAcatatttttaaatattttttgaaaGATATTTAAGTTAAACAAATACATCTTTAAATTATTCGtaccttttaaaccgtaactccgatttgaacatgttatatatgaaatttgattagaaaaatgtgtataatatgaatatgatgttatttttacatgttaaatattttaaaatattattttattttggaagcaaacttataatctaTAGCACACGATCCGTTTTTCTTTCGTACcagcggcgatccggattgcaaataaacacccactaaaaccatatagggaaaagaaaacatcgataactacacatgcatacctcggaAAAACCTTCTGAAGAAAAACAACAGATTTCACATCgcaagagtgagagaaagcgagagagagagagggggggggggagggagggaggagagacgCATTAGGATTAACCACATTCAAACATGTTTTGGTTTGTGTGAACACTGAAGCCACCGCTGACGAGGGTGAGAAAGAGGATAagaggcaacacaaatatgatgcctcgctaaAATAAAAAAGATGGACCTATTattgtcttgagtgatggttgttgggttaagagcgtgtgtcattttttcttccgttgcaacgcacgggctcttttgctagtttcTTCTAAAAGAACTTGATTGAACAAACAGAGTTAACCATAGGAGCCCAAATGAAATCAAAGCTTAGGGAAGTCATTGTAGTTGGAAGAACGAAATGTGTTAAAGAATTACTTATTTACCAAACTCATCAGACGGTTTCATAAGTTCTTATTTGGTCGTACGGGTACTGCTTTCTTGAATGTAAAGATAGATTTCTCATAGATGATAGCATGCATCGCAAGGCGGTAGAAAGTAGCGAAAACACAATGTATAGTATTCATGGAAAGGGATGGAATGAACTTGGGAAAGGACATAAGAGGATGAACTGATGAGTATAAATAAAATAAGGGGAAATACTCCATttgttcccttatacaaggccacttcaTATTTTAATATCTAACTTTGACCGTTACTTTTACCAATAGAAATGGTAGTATACCACAAAAAGTATGTCATTGGATGCACATTTTAAAGAACTTTGCAATGATATATGTTTTATGACATCTAATCCATATTTTGTTGACCCAGATTATAAGTTAAAGTTTGACACAAAAAACAAAGTGAccctgtataagggaatggagggagtaaatgaAATGGAAGAAGAAGCAATAGCGAATGAAGAAAATTAGAAGGTTGAAAGGAAAACACGGGTATAGGAATGGACAAGCAGTAGATGAACATGTGAACGCGGAAGAAGATGAATAgtgctccctccgttcgaaaaagcTTGTTCTTCAAATGGATGTATCTTGTACTAAGTTGATGTTAGatgcatccatttgagggacagacTTTTTCAGACGAAGTGGGTATGAAATAACTGCTAAAACAGAACGGGGTGACGGAGCATAAGAGACACGGCCATAAAAGTACATGTGAAGGACATATTTGTACAGAAAAATCATGTATATCGTCTCGTATTCACACATTTAAGAATTTCCTTCCATGTTTCAACGAATTTCTATGAAAGACACGTGCACATATCACAACGCACATCAATGGCGATAGGCGTTTCCACATGTGTGTGCCCCTGCAAATTTTCGTTGTATTGTATTGACTCCAAACAAAAGCTGGTTAGCCACCGGGTAACGTGAGAGAATTGAAGTTGTGCTGATTGACCCAATTCATCTAGCATGATTGTGTAATGACTTTCTTATTGAATCATGAGGACCCACTATATTGCCTTATCCTGATTTCCATTTTGTGCCAACACTCAGACCACAACCGTTACACTTattgaattttattttatttttgaaaatatggtccaaaaaatctgaaatttggcatggtgtcaTAATATGGTTGTCGTATTCTCTTAGCCAACTTGACGCAACTTGTATGCATTAACTGACCTCATAGGCATTTTCAATATCGCCCATAATTACCCCCCTATGTGTATCTCACGGTTTCAATCGCGGCCATGTCACGAAGGATTGCTCATCGCGCACGATTTTTTTTTGTCGAATCGTGTGCGATAGTACGTCAGACATATTTGCGTTCTATAAGTATGTACCAGTATTCAGTGAACGAGTTGGCACAAATCACAAAGCTTGACTGAGAATATTCATCCACAATTTTCCCATGTCCACAAGCATATAGTACATCTGGAAGGAAATTGCATTCGTCCATACCAAGCGGGAAAATGAAGACTAGCCATCTGTGATGACAATTGGCTAATTTCGAATGcagctgatcatgctcaaaagtctACCATGCATGGTTCATCCGTTCATTAATTTACAAACAGTTCACTCAAAATAAACATGAACTTCCACAATGTGAGTTGATTCTAAGTAAATCCATATGAACCCATTAAACCTTTGCACATTATGGATCCGACCAAAAGCGCATTATCAACTGGGTCATTTCTTGTCATTCATGAAAAAATTATTATGGGAAATTAATGAATAAAGGCTAACTTTTTTCGTGATAAATAGCACAAACTAATGAAAATATTAACACAGATGTTAGTTATCCATCATCTCTCAACTTGAAAAAAATGATGCGGCATGTCGGTATGTTCGACCAGACCCGAGGGAGACATTAGATCAATCAAAAATGCTTTCCTCCTTCGTGCCGTATTGTCCACCTATAGTGTTTCCACATCTCTACATTCCGATGCCGCAAGGGTCAAATGCAGAGCTCCTCAAGCTTTCTGACTTTCAGAACAGAAGCAAGGGTTCCCATCaacaaaaataaatatatatcataataaaatcattgttatgaAGGATGAAAATGTGCATCTATATTACTTCCCTTATAGCATCAGAAGTCATTACCTCTAAAAAAACCATCAGAAATTCAAAACAAAACAGTAATGCATGGCCCAACTAAATCAGCCACACACATGGGGCAGCCCTTTATTTTAGGTCCATGGGGCATCCGGTACACATGGCGCATCCTTTTTTTACGTGCATGGGGCATCCTTTTTTTTTCGTGCATGGGGCAGCGATTGTGCGGAGATTAGTATTTTGCATTTAAAGTGAGCAGCAGTCCGGTCTGCCTTTCAATTTATTTATTTAGTGAAAATCCGCTTGTCCTATAGTATAGAAGAAGTTTCCTTTGCTCAACCAAAGTTGTTGGTTGGGTGAGTTGGTTACCTGCTAAGGTCAATTCCTGGCCACCATGGTTTGAGGCAACATTagcgtagttttttttcttttttaaacaAAAACGGAAACACCTCTTGAACGGACGGCGTACAAAACCGATCTGATGACAAAAAATAGTGGAGAAACAATCGTCCTTTTTATATTAGGTAGACATATGATGCTTGTATTGACTTAATGTCGTATCTAGAGAATACGAGTGTCATAATTACACATTCGACATCTGCATGACTATAATATATACAACCAACAGAAACACACGTGAAAAAGAAAATGTGAGCTTGATAAGCCGTAACCACCTTCGGTTGTGCGGCTCACGAACGACGTCAAAGACGACGCTACACCTTGGGCTCGCGCTGGGGCCAAGGCGCCTGGCTAGCTGATCACCGAGACGTAGGTTTAGTAGTTGGGCCGCGCTTGCCCTTCTCATGCGCTCTTCTATGCCTTGCATGCCGCCTGCGTGTTCGTCCTTGCGAGGCTGTTTTTATAATGACTGCTATAAATCCTCTTCTACCAACACAATAATACACAAGTCTATTCTGTATTCGTGAGAGAAAAAAAAGCCACAACCACCGATAAGCCACAGTAGGCAGTAGCGACGACGCAAGCATATTTTGCCACTTGCCCTAGCCGCCCAAGTGGATATACGCTTTTGAACATCGCCCGCCCAATGAGGTTATGATCTAGACATCTAGTTCTAGATTACTGTAAACCCAACTGCCCAAACAAATCGACCAATGTATATCGGGAAATCGCATTGAACCACTCGTTGTCAGAAGTAGTATGCATATGTACTGGAAATAAAAGGAAATTGTCCCACTTGTAGCTAGCAAGTCATGAACTCGTGATACATGCATCTAATTATTTTTTCCGGCATCTTCTTGCGGATCCTTGAAATAGATACCCATGCAGTTCAAAAAAAAAAGAAGATAGCCATGCATTCTTTCCACGTCCCCAGGCTACAAATACCGGTCAAATTCCAGCACTCTTCATCAATCTCGAGCCACCTACTAGCTAGTCATGGCATCTTCCAAGAGCAGTCTTGCAATGTTCGCACTGGCCATAGTCATGGCCGTGGTGGCTGACGTCTCGGCGCAGAACACCCCGCAGGACTTCGTCAACCTGCACAACCGCGCCCGCGCCATGGACGGTGTCGGCCCGGTGGCGTGGGACAACAACGTGGCCAGGTTTGCGCAGGACTGGGCGGCGCAGCGCGCCGGCGATTGCCGGCTCCAGCACTCCGGCGGGCCGTTCGGCGAGAACATCTTCTGGGGTTCCGGGCAGTCGTGGACGGCCGCCGACGCGGTGAAGCTGTGGGTGGACGAGAAGCAGAACTACCATCTTGACAGCAACACCTGCGACGCCGGCAAGGTGTGCGGGCACTACACGCAGGTGGTGTGGCGCAAGTCGACCCGCATCGGCTGCGCGCGCGTGGTCTGCGCCGGGAACCGGGGCGTGTTCATCACCTGCAACTACAACCCCCCGGGCAACTTCAACGGCGAGCGCCCGTTCGCGTTCCTCACCCTTGACGCCGAAGCCAAGTAGTACGTGCGTGTGAGTGTGATCATACATGCATACGTACGTGCATGTGTTTATGTTTGTGTGGTTTGAATATTTATACGTCTACAAATGTTACGTACGTACGTAAATAAGCACACATTCCGGCCTACATGTATCCATGCGGCTCTGTGCAGCGTGTAAATGTAATCATATATGTTCTACGTCCATGCAAACATCTTTACTTTTGTTTTGTTGTTCAAAACTTGGACCTAGCCAAACAAATTGTGAACCCTGAAAAAAATGATACcccctccgtcctataatataagacCACTACTGTCAAAAAATGATTTACATTATGGGACGATGGGAGTACGTTACACACAAAATTTGAATCTGTGTTCGAAGATAAGAACCTGTAATTCTTGAAAAAATAGGATTTCGCCCCGTTTTATTTATAGATAAAGCAAACACCATGACCATACAGTAAATTCAAGTGTGAAAATAGAATACCCTGTTGGGGCAACATCACAAACTCGACAAAGGAAAATATAAAATAAATGGGGAAAAAGACCACCAAGTGGTNNNNNNNNNNNNNNNNNNNNNNNNNNNNNNNNNNNNNNNNNNNNNNNNNNNNNNNNNNNNNNNNNNNNNNNNNNNNNNNNNNNNNNNNNNNNNNNNNNNNNNNNNNNNNNNNNNNNNNNNNNNNNNNNNNNNNNNNNNNNNNNNNNNNNNNNNNNNNNNNNNNNNNNNNNNNNNNNNNNNNNNNNNNNNNNNNNNNNNNNNNNNNNNNNNNNNNNNNNNNNNNNNNNNNNNNNNNNNNNNNNNNNNNNNNNNNNNNNNNNNNNNNNNNNNNNNNNNNNNNNNNNNNNNNNNNNNNNNNNNNNNNNNNNNNNNNNNNNNNNNNNNNNNNNNNNNNNNNNNNNNNNNNNNNNNNNNNNNNNNNNNNNNNNNNNNNNNNNNNNNNNNNNNNNNNNNNNNNNNNNNNNNNNNNNNNNNNNNNNNNNNNNNNNNNNNNNNNNNNNNNNNNNNNNNNNNNNNNNNNNNNNNNNNNNNNNNNNNNNNNNNNNNNNNNGGCACCATGCACCGCATCCATCATAAGGCCCAGCTGATCGCGGTCGCACTATCTATACAACAGGTGACAGCGCTGCAAAAATGCAAGAAATTTAAAGATTAAGTCAGATGTCCTCCTAAGAAAGACATGCTCAATCACCATCTTATTGTACGTActccacaaaatccatgctaacggTTCAAACATCAGCCAGAAGAGGTGCCTCATACTGCCACCTGGTAGGCACGGGTCTGAAGGAACCCTGCAAGGTCCAGGGTTTCAAGGACAAAACTCCAAGAAACTCTAGACATTGTCCAAAAGAAATGATGTGGTCCTCGTTTCCAGAACGCCAAAAAAAAGGACACAACCCTTCCCAAGGTCATGCCTCTTGATCACCTCTTCCCAGCAATTGTCAAACACAATTTTTTATCTTTTCAATGTTAAGTGCGATTTCCAGAGCGGATTGGTTTAAGAAATGGTCGGACGCCAGCATAGGGCAAGATATGTTGAGTCGACAGAGAAAAACCCGAAGATGCAAGATGCCATGATACGGTGTCCGGATAGTCCCAAGAACTGGGACCGCCGCTCGCAAACTAGCCCACTTTACGGCCTCCACCTGGCCAAATGACCATCGGAACAAGATATTCCAATGGTCATTGTGGGCCAGTGAAAAAACTAGTGCGCTATAGCGCCACTAATAGCACACCGTAGCATCGTGAGCAATATCTCGCTAAATAAATCAGTGTGCAATGTCTCGCTAATAGCACGATAGGGTCCGTCCACAAACTAGCCCGCTCTATGGTCTCCACCTGGCCAAACTATTGCTAGTGCATTATGATTTTCGGCTTTCCCCATTAATGTCTTGTACTTAATGCTCAATTTATCCAGCTGAATAGATAGAACTGATTCAATTGGTAGACGATAAGACTACTCATAGTGCGAGTAACATACTAgatggtaacatcacacatatttagataaaatagatgatgtggcaagcatttaatgaagaaagaaaaacatgtggtaacatagctagttactaatagtatgagtaacatcacacataccaagataAGATGAgtactacacatatgttactcctcaCTATAAAGACAATAACATAGACTAGTAAAAGCATCTCCACTAGGGTCCCAAGACGCCCCCCAAGCCACTTTTTAGGCGTCGGCAGTAAAAAAAGCGCCCAGCCACGCCCCAAGGCCTTGATTTGCGCCGATTTTGCCCAAAAATACAACCGGCGATCTCAGGCGAACCCCAACAACCTGGGGGCAGCTGGGAGCGCCGGCACTAACTTTTGCATGCAAATGGTCCACTGGCAGTGTTCCCAACTCCTTTTCTCTTCTCCTGGCCCACTCACGTGCAAGAGCAGACTCCCTTTCTCCTCTCCAGGCCCACGCTCCCTCTCTCCTCGGCGTCTTCTATGCTCTCCATGTACTCCGGGTGGGCGAGGCAGGAGCTGGTGAGGCCAGGGCGGGTGCTGGCCGGAGCTAGCGGGGCAGACGTGGCCGGAGCTAGCGAGGCGGGGGCGCTGGCCGGAGCTGGTGAGGCCGGGGCGGGCACTGGCCGGAGCAAGCGAGGCGGGGGTGCTGGCCAGAACTGGCAAGGCGGGCGCGCGCAACGGGAAGCGCAGGGGCGGGGACCGGACGACCAGCTGGGCTAGCAACACAACGACGGCAATAAGGCTAAATGGGCTAGCTACACAACGACGGCAACACGGCCAGCTCTGCTAGGCCCGCACGCGATGGCTACGGCAGCTCACCAGCACGCCCGCCCGCGGCTGCACCGAGGCAAGTTGGTGAGCAGCACCATGCATCGCATCCATCATAAGGCCCAGTCGATCGCGGTCGCACTGTCTATACAACGGGTGACAGCGCTGCAAAAATGCAAGGAATTTAAAGATCAAGTCAGATGTCCTCCCAAGAAAGACATGCTCAATCACCATCTTATTGTACGTActccacaaaatccatgctaacggTTTAAACATCAGCCAGAAGAGGTGCCTCATACTGCCACCTGGTAGGCACGGGTCTGAAGGAACCCTGCAAGGTCCAGGGTTTCAAGGACAAAACTCCAAAGAACTCTAGACATTGTCCAAAAGAAATGATGTGGTCCTCGTTTCCAGAACGCCAAAAAAAGGACACAACCCTTCCCAAGGTCATGCCTCTTGATCACCTCTTCCCAGCAATTGTCAAACACAATTTTTTTATCTTTTCAATGTTAAGTGCGATTTCCAGAGCGGATTGGTTTAAGCAATGGTCGGACGCCAGCATAGGGCAAGATATGTTGAGTCGACAGAGAAAAACCCGAAGATGCAAGATGCCATGATACGGTGTCCGGATAGTCCGTAAGAACTGGGACCGCCGCTCGCAAACTAGACCACTTTACGGCCTCCACATGGCCAAATGACCATCGGAACAAGATATTCCAATGGTCATTGTGGGCCAGtgaaaaaaatagcgcgctatagcgccACTAATAGCACACCGTAGCATCGTGAGCAATATCTCGCTAAATAAATCAGTGTGCAATGTCTCGCTAATAGCACGATAGGGTCCGTCCACAAACTAGCCCGCTCTATGGTCTCCACCTAGCCAAACTATTGCTAGTGCATTATGATTTTCGGCTTTCCCCATTAATGTCTTGAACTTAATGCTCAATTTATCCAGCTGAATAGATAGAACTGATTCAATTGGTAGACGATAAGACTACTCATAGTGCGAGTAACATACTAgatggtaacatcacacatatttagataaaatagatgatgtggcaagcatttAATGAAGAAAGAAagacatgtggtaacatagctagttactaataGTATgaataacatcacacataccaagataAGATGAgtactacacatatgttactcctcaCTATAAAGACAATAACATAGActagtaagagcatctccactagGGTCCCAAGACGCCCCCCAAGCCACTTTTTAGGCGCTGGCGGTAAAAAAAAGCGCCCAGCCATGCCCCAAGGCCTTGATTTGCGCCGATTTTGCCCAAAAATAGAACCGGCGATCTCAGGCGAACCCCAACAACCTGGGGGGCAGCTGGGGGCACCGGCACTAACTTTTGCATGCAAATGGTCCACTGGCAGTGTCCCCAACTCCTTTTCTCTTCTCCTGGCCCACTCACGTGCAAGAGCAGACTCCCTTTTTGCTCTCCAGGCccatcctccctctctccccggcgTCTTCTACGCTCTCCATGTACTCCGGGAGGGCAAGGCAGGAGCTGGTGAGGCCGGGGCGGGCACTGGCCGGAGCTAGCGGGGCAGACGTGGCCGGAGCTAGCGAGGCGGGGGCGCTGGCCGGAGCTGGTGCGGCCGGGCGTGCACTGGCCGGAGCTAGCAAGGCGGGGGCGCTGGCCAGAACTGGCGAGGCGGGCGTGCGTAACGGGAAGCGCAGGGGCGGGGACAGGACGACCAGCTGGGCTTGCAACACAATGACGGCAATAAGGCCAAATGGGCTAGCTACACAATGACGGTAACACGGCCAGCTGTGCCAGGCCCGCACGTGATGGCTACGGCATCTCGCCAGCACGCCCGCCCGCGGCTGAACCGAGGCAAGTTGGTGAGCGGCCTCATGCATCGCATCCATCATAAGGCCCAGTCGATCGCGGTCGCACTTTCTATACAACGGGTGACAGCGCTGCAAAAATGCAAGGAATTTGAATATTAAGTCAGATGTCCTCCTAAGAAAGACATGCTCAATCACCATCTTATTGTACGTACACCACAAAATACATGTTAACGGTTCAAACATCAGCCAGAAGAGGTGCCTCATACTGCCACCTGGTAGGCACGGGTCTGAAGGAACCCTGCAAGGTCCAGGGTTTCAAGGACAAAACTCCAAAGAACTCTAGACATTATTCAAAAGAAATGATGTGGTCCTCGTTTCCAGAACGCCAAAAAAAGGACACAACCCTTCCCAAGGTCATGCCTCTTGATCACCTCTTCCCAGCAATTGTCAAACACAATTTTTTATCTTTTCAATGTTAAGTGCGATTTCCAGAGCAGATTGGTTTAAGCAATGGTCGGACGCCAGCATAGGGCAAGATATGTTGAGTCGACAGAGAAAAAACCCGAAGATGCAAGATGCCATGATACGGTGTCCGAATAGTCCTCAAGAACTGGGACCGCCGCCCGCAAACTAGCCCACTTTACGGCCTCCACCTGGCCAAATGACCATCGGAACAAGATATTCCAATGGTCACTGTGGGCCAGtgaaaaaaatagcgcgctatagcgccACTAATAGCACACTGTAGCATCGTGAGCAATATCTCGCTAAATAAATCAATGTGCAATGTCTCGCTAATAGCACGATAGGGTCCGTCCACAAACTATCCCACTCTATGGTCTCCACCTGGCCAAACTATTGCTAGTGCATTATGACTTTCGGCTTTCCCCATTAATGTTTTGTACTTAATCCTCAATTTATCCGGCTGAATAGATAGAACTGATTCAATTGGTAGACGATAAGACTACCCATAGTGCGAGTAACATACTAgatggtaacatcacacatatttagataaaatagatgatgtggcaagcatttAATGAAGAAAGATAGGCATgtcgtaacatagctagttactagtagtatgagtaacatcacacataccaagataAGATGAgtactacacatatgttactcctcaCTATAGAGACAATAACATAGActagtaagagcatctccactagGGTCCCAAGACGCCCCCCAAGCCACTTTTTAGGCACCGGCTGTAAAA
This portion of the Triticum dicoccoides isolate Atlit2015 ecotype Zavitan chromosome 7A, WEW_v2.0, whole genome shotgun sequence genome encodes:
- the LOC119331752 gene encoding pathogenesis-related protein PRB1-2-like, which gives rise to MASSKSSLAMFALAIVMAVVADVSAQNTPQDFVNLHNRARAMDGVGPVAWDNNVARFAQDWAAQRAGDCRLQHSGGPFGENIFWGSGQSWTAADAVKLWVDEKQNYHLDSNTCDAGKVCGHYTQVVWRKSTRIGCARVVCAGNRGVFITCNYNPPGNFNGERPFAFLTLDAEAK